A genome region from Panicum virgatum strain AP13 chromosome 4K, P.virgatum_v5, whole genome shotgun sequence includes the following:
- the LOC120702691 gene encoding histone H3.2-like, with protein MARTKQTARKSTGGKAPRKQLATKAARKSAPATGGVKKPHRFRPGTVALREIRKYQKSTELLIRKLPFQRLVREIAQDFKTDLRFQSSAVAALQEAAEAYLVGLFEDTNLCTIHAKRVTIMPKDIQLARRIRGERA; from the coding sequence ATGGCCCGCACGAAGCAGACGGCGCGCaagtccaccggcggcaagGCGCCGCGGAAGCAGCTGGCGACGAAGGCGGCGCGCAAGTCGGccccggcgaccggcggcgtgAAGAAGCCGCACCGCTTCCGCCCGGGCACCGTCGCGCTCCGCGAGATCCGCAAGTACCAGAAGAGCACGGAGCTGCTCATCCGCAAGCTCCCCTTCCAGCGCCTGGTCCGCGAGATCGCGCAGGACTTCAAGACCGACCTCCGCTTCCAGTCCTCGGCGGTCGCCGCGCTGCAGGAGGCCGCGGAGGCCTACCTCGTCGGGCTCTTCGAGGACACCAACCTCTGCACCATCCACGCCAAGCGCGTCACCATCATGCCCAAGGACATCCAGCTAGCCCGCCGCATCCGCGGGGAGCGCGCCTAG